From Camelina sativa cultivar DH55 chromosome 20, Cs, whole genome shotgun sequence, the proteins below share one genomic window:
- the LOC104772378 gene encoding uncharacterized protein LOC104772378, whose protein sequence is MEVKQALFMMHPDKAPGPDGMTALFFQKAWTVVKDDLVALVNRFFEEGEFDKSLNQTHICLIPKVAKPTRMAELRPISLCNVGYKILSKVLCNRLKWFLPGLISETQSAFVSGRLISDNILIAQEMFHGLRTNNSCKGKFMAIKTDMSKAYDRVEWDFVAALLRKMGFAERWISWMMFCISSVEYKVLINGQPNGRIVPARGLRQGDPLSPYLFILCTEVLIANIRKAEADKRITGIKVANKCPQITHLLFADDSLFFYKADKEQCGVVLAILKQYEAVSGQQINFAKSSIQFGHTVDERVQTELHGVLGITNLGGMGSYLGIPESLGGSKTKVFSYVRDRLQSRTTGWSVKLLSKGGKEVMVKSVATAVPTFVMSCYRLPKTITSKLTSAVAKFWWSSNGQSGGMHWIAWERLCCSKQMGGLGFRNVDDFNTALLAKQLWRLIEFPDSLFARVFKSRYYRNSDPLDPIRSYSPSYGWRSIVSARSLVNKGLIKRVGSGDTISVWTDPWVPAQFPRPALSNGPFKDPSIRLTQFMDSQSNSWNRDRLVEHFDPGDVALIEAIPFSSLPLKDSFGWHFTKSGKYTVKSGYETARLGMSNTFQAVGCGPEITPLIAKVWQVHCPPKLRHFMWQVLSGCVPVNANLCRRGINCEVGCTRCGAEVETINHAIFRCPPARQVWALAHVPVGSLHFPSESVYANVDHFLGSTNPGSQIQIFPWLMWYIWKARNARVFENQMEQPEDIVRVAQDGSWKETDAFAGAGWVCTSSQGVSPILGATNYRRSLSPLHAEIEAFIWAMRCMIGHDFRDVAFFTDSSDLVKMVSSPHDWPAFATYLEGIKLDREEFSSFSLSYISRNANVRADSLARQARLSPLHVLFVNNFPPNWLI, encoded by the exons ATGGAGGTAAAACAAGCATTATTCATGATGCACCCGGACAAAGCCCCCGGGCCAGATGGAATGACagctttattttttcaaaaggCTTGGACAGTTGTTAAGGATGATTTGGTGGCTTTGGTTAATCGGTTTTTTGAGGAAGGTGAATTTGATAAAAGTTTGAATCAAACGCATATCTGTCTCATCCCGAAGGTGGCAAAACCGACCCGGATGGCGGAGCTGCGTCCTATTAGCCTGTGCAATGTGGGATACAAGATCTTGTCTAAGGTTCTCTGTAACCGGCTCAAGTGGTTTTTACCCGGTCTAATCTCGGAAACACAATCAGCGTTTGTCTCGGGACGTTTGATCTCAGATAACATCCTGATagctcaagagatgtttcatggtctGCGAACTAATAATTCATGTAAGGGGAAGTTTATGGCAATCAAGacagatatgagtaaggcatacGATAGGGTTGAGTGGGATTTTGTGGCGGCATTATTACGGAAGATGGGTTTTGCGGAGAGGTGGATCTCATGGATGATGTTTTGTATTTCATCGGTAGAGTACAAGGTTCTTATTAATGGGCAGCCAAATGGACGGATTGTTCCGGCACGGGGTTTAAGGCAAGGGGACCCGCTCTCCCCTTACTTGTTTATCTTATGCACGGAGGTCCTCATTGCAAATATTCGTAAGGCGGAGGCTGATAAGCGGATCACTGGTATCAAGGTAGCAAATAAATGCCCGCAAATAACACATTTGctatttgcggatgatagtttgtttttctataaGGCGGATAAGGAGCAATGCGGCGTGGTCCTAGCCATCCTCAAACAATATGAGGCTGTCTCAGGGCAACAGATCAATTTCGCGAAATCCTCAATCCAGTTCGGTCACACTGTCGATGAACGGGTCCAGACGGAGCTCCATGGGGTCCTTGGGATCACAAATTTGGGAGGTATGGGATCGTATTTAGGGATTCCAGAGAGTTTGGGAGGGTCCAAGACTAAGGTTTTTTCTTATGTCAGAGACCGTCTCCAGAGTAGGACAACGGGTTGGTCAGTGAAATTGCTATCCAAAGGGGGCAAGGAGGTGATGGTCAAGTCTGTTGCGACGGCCGTTCCCACTTTCGTGATGTCTTGTTATCGGTTGCCTAAAACGATTACTTCAAAGCTCACCAGTGCAGTGGCAAAGTTTTGGTGGAGTTCTAATGGTCAGTCCGGGGGTATGCACTGGATAGCTTGGGAAAGACTCTGCTGTAGTAAGCAGATGGGTGGTTTGGGATTCAGGAACGTTGATGACTTTAACACGGCCCTTTTGGCCAAACAATTATGGCGGCTGATTGAGTTTCCGGACTCGCTGTTTGCCAGGGTTTTCAAAAGCAGATACTATCGGAACTCGGATCCTCTGGATCCTATACGGTCCTACTCCCCTTCTTATGGGTGGAGGAGTATCGTATCAGCTCGATCATTGGTAAACaaagggcttattaaacgggttggctcAGGTGACACCATCTCTGTATGGACTGATCCTTGGGTTCCAGCTCAATTCCCAAGACCAGCTTTAAGTAACGGTCCTTTTAAGGACCCATCTATTCGTTTGACACAATTTATGGATTCTCAGTCGAATTCTTGGAATAGGGATCGGCTCGTTGAGCACTTTGATCCGGGGGATGTTGCTTTGATTGAGGCGATCCCTTTCTCCAGCCTCCCTTTGAAAGATTCTTTCGGGTGGCATTTCACCAAATCTGGTAAATATACTGTTAAATCAGGGTATGAAACGGCACGTCTGGGAATGTCGAACACTTTCCAAGCAGTGGGTTGTGGTCCGGAGATCACCCCACTTATTGCTAAGGTGTGGCAGGTCCACTGTCCTCCAAAGTTAAggcattttatgtggcaggtaTTGTCCGGCTGCGTTCCGGTTAATGCAAATTTGTGTAGGCGTGGCATTAATTGTGAGGTAGGCTGTACTCGGTGTGGGGCGGAGGTGGAAACCATTAATCATGCTATTTTTCGGTGTCCACCAGCTCGTCAGGTCTGGGCTCTGGCTCATGTACCTGTCGGATCTCTCCATTTTCCGTCAGAATCAGTCTATGCTAATGTAGATCATTTTTTGGGCTCTACGAATCCGGGTTCACAGATCCAAATCTTTCCTTGGCTcatgtggtatatctggaaagccCGGAATGCTCGGGTTTTTGAGAATCAAATGGAACAGCCTGAGGATATTGTGCGTGTCGCGCAAG atggctcttggaaagagACAGACGCATTTGCAGGCGCAGGATGGGTTTGTACTTCTTCTCAGGGTGTGTCACCTATCCTCGGCGCTACTAACTACCGGCGTAGTCTATCTCCGTTACATGCGGAGATTGAAGCTTTCATCTGGGCGATGCGGTGTATGATTGGCCATGACTTCCGGGACGTGGCTTTCTTCACAGACAGTTcggatttggtgaagatggtgtcttccccaCATGACTGGCCGGCCTTTGCAACCTACTTGGAGGGAATCAAGCTGGATCgagaggagttttcttctttctctttatcttatATTTCTCGAAATGCTAATGTTAGAGCGGACTCTTTGGCACGTCAAGCGCGCCTATCTCCgcttcatgttttgtttgtaaacaattttccccCAAATTGGCTCATTTGA
- the LOC104770318 gene encoding mechanosensitive ion channel protein 9 yields the protein MAEKRVSNGEEVVINVSDKEESKDSAASPSFNPLPSPEADAVTEKSKPVPISIPPPDIYKFAGSVHKPPKTPSPNTGGLVRRKSISRSVYSKSKSRFGEQQSFRYDHTREENGGGSLREQFGAASSFARNSFDRASPNNKSNRSIASAAALSRVDEDETDENEEIYKKVKLHRRKRSRMTPLALIELVLFFAILATLVVSLTVDKVNKHKIWGLELWKWCVLVMVTLSGLFLTNWFMHLAVFLIEKNYLLKKKVLYFVHGLKKNVQVFIWFALILIAWVCLFDEDDKHSRKTKKFLDFITATIVTLLVGSVLFLVKTFALKVLASKFNVRNFFERIQESVFHQYVLQTLSGPPLIEEAENVGRVPSTGHLSFTSTKNGKVKDKKVIDMGKVHRMKQEKVSAWTMRVLIEAVGTSGISTISSTIDEVNDKKEKTDKEITNEMEAVAAAYDIFNNVAKPNQNCIEEDDLLRFMIKEEVDLVLPLIDGAADTGQITRKAFTEWVVGVYLNRKTIGHSLNDTKTAVKQLDKLISGILTVVTLIVWLVLLDIASTKILLLLSSQVLGLAFMIGSTCKNIFESFIFVFVMHPYDVGDRCVVDGVMLLVEEIDLLTTVFLKIDNEKVFYPNSVLISKPISNYYRSPDMGDYVDFGIAFSTPAEKIGTLKEKIKEYLVANPQHWYPEPLVMVRSIENVNKLVLNILVQHTINFQVYVEKSLRRTALIIAIKRILEDLEIDYTLLPQDVRLTGHN from the exons ATGGCAGAGAAGAGAGTCAGTAACGGAGAAGAAGTTGTTATTAATGTATCAGATAAAGAAGAGTCAAAAGACTCAGCAGCATCTCCTTCTTTCAATCCATTGCCTTCACCGGAAGCAGATGCGGTGACTGAGAAATCCAAACCAGTGCCGATAAGCATTCCACCTCCTGATATCTATAAGTTTGCTGGTAGCGTTCATAAGCCGCCTAAAACTCCAAGTCCAAACACTGGAGGTCTAGTTCGGAGGAAGTCTATTTCGAGGTCAGTTTACTCCAAGTCAAAGTCAAGGTTTGGGGAACAACAGTCTTTTAGATACGATCACACTAGAGAGGAAAATGGTGGTGGATCCCTTAGGGAACAGTTTGGTGCTGCTTCATCATTCGCAAGGAATTCTTTTGACAGGGCTTCCCCTAATAACAAATCTAATAGGAGCATTGCGTCAGCTGCAGCACTTAGTAGAGTTGATGAGGATGAAACGGATGAGAATGAGGAAATCTACAAAAAGGTTAAGTTACACCGACGAAAGCGTAGCCGGATGACACCTCTTGCTCTGATTGAGTTGGTACTGTTTTTTGCCATTTTGGCCACTTTGGTTGTGAGTTTAACCGTTGATAAGGTGAACAAGCATAAGATTTGGggtttggaactttggaaatGGTGCGTGCTTGTGATGGTGACACTGAGCGGCCTTTTCCTGACGAATTGGTTCATGCATCTTGCGGTGTTCCTCATAGAAAAGAACTATCTACTCAAGAAAAAAGTGTTGTACTTTGTGCACGGTTTGAAGAAGAATGTTCAAGTCTTCATATGGTTTGCCTTGATTCTGATTGCTTGGGTATGTCTGttcgatgaagatgataaacACTCACGAAAGACCAAGAAGTTTCTCGACTTTATTACTGCAACTATTGTCACCCTTCTCGTCGGGTCAGTTCTTTTCTTGGTGAAGACGTTTGCCTTGAAAGTTCTTGCTTCAAAGTTCAACGTCAGAAACTTCTTTGAGAGGATTCAAGAGTCTGTCTTCCACCAATACGTTCTTCAGACTCTCTCGGGACCTCCGCTTATAGAAGAGGCCGAGAACGTTGGTCGCGTGCCAAGCACGGGACACCTTAGCTTCACGAGCACCAAGAATGGAAAAGTGAAAGACAAGAAAGTGATCGATATGGGAAAGGTTCACAGGATGAAACAAGAGAAGGTCTCTGCTTGGACAATGCGTGTTTTGATAGAAGCCGTGGGAACTTCAGGTATCTCAACCATATCTAGCACTATAGATGAGGTCAAcgataagaaagagaaaactgATAAAGAGATAACAAATGAGATGGAGGCTGTGGCTGCTGCTTATGATATCTTCAACAATGTTGCTAAGCCTAACCAAAA TTGCATAGAAGAAGACGACCTATTGAGGTTCATGATTAAGGAAGAGGTTGACCTTGTACTCCCATTAATAGATGGTGCTGCTGACACCGGACAAATCACACGCAAGGCTTTTACAGAATGGGTG GTCGGTGTATACCTAAATAGGAAAACTATAGGACATTCACTGAACGACACAAAAACAGCGGTTAAGCAGTTGGACAAACTTATATCTGGAATCCTGACCGTTGTTACATTGATCGTTTGGTTGGTACTTCTGGATATAGCATCGACCAAGATTTTGTTATTGCTCTCGTCACAAGTCCTGGGTCTTGCTTTCATGATCGGAAGCACTTGCAAGAATATCTTTGAATCCTTTATTTTCGTCTTCGTGATGCACCCTTATGACGTCGGAGACCGTTGCGTTGTCGACGGTGTTATG TTGTTGGTTGAAGAAATAGATCTTTTAACGACCGTGTTCCTCAAGATTGACAACGAGAAAGTGTTCTATCCAAACTCGGTTTTAATATCGAAACCAATAAGCAACTACTACAGAAGTCCGGATATGGGAGATTATGTCGACTTCGGCATCGCATTCTCAACACCGGCCGAGAAAATCGGCACTCTCaaggaaaaaatcaaaga ATACTTGGTGGCAAACCCACAACATTGGTATCCAGAACCCCTGGTGATGGTGAGGTCGATTGAGAATGTGAACAAGCTGGTATTGAATATACTGGTCCAGCACACCATCAATTTCCAAGTATACGTAGAGAAGAGTTTGAGAAGAACCGCGCTGATCATCGCAATCAAGCGAATTCTCGAGGATCTTGAGATCGACTACACTCTCCTTCCTCAAGATGTTCGTCTCACTGGTCACAACTGA
- the LOC104770319 gene encoding thermospermine synthase ACAULIS5, which produces MGEAVEIMFGNGFPEIHKDTSPIQTLHSNQQDCHWYEETIDDDLKWSFALNSVLHQGTSEYQDIALLDTKRFGKVLVIDGKMQSAERDEFIYHECLIHPALLFHPNPKTVFIMGGGEGSAAREILKHNTIEKVVMCDIDQEVVDFCRRFLTVNSEAFCNKKLELVIKDAKAELEKREEKFDIIVGDLADPVEGGPCYQLYTKSFYQNILKPKLTPNGIFVTQAGPAGIFTHKEVFTSIYNTMKQVFKYVKAYTAHVPSFADTWGWVMASDHEFDVDVNEMDRRIEERVEGELMYLNAPSFISAATLNKTISLALEKETEVYSEENARFIHGHGVAYRHI; this is translated from the exons ATGGGTGAAGCCGTAGAAATTATGTTCGGTAATGGGTTCCCGGAGATTCACAAAGACACATCACCCATTCAAACCCTTCACTCCAACCAGCAGGATTGCCATTGGTATGAAGAAACCATCGATGATGATCTCAAGTGGTCTTTTGCACTCAACAG TGTTCTCCATCAAGGAACTAGTGAGTACCAAGATATTGCTTTATTGGACACCAAGCGTTTCGGAAAG GTGCTTGTGATCGACGGCAAAATGCAAAGTGCAGAGAGAGATGAGTTTATCTATCATGAATGTTTGATTCACCCTGCCCTCCTCTTCCATCCCAA CCCCAAGACTGTGTTTATAATGGGAGGAGGTGAAGGTTCTGCTGCAAGAGAAATACTAAAACACAATACGATCGAGAAAGTTGTCATGTGTGACATTGATCAG GAAGTTGTTGATTTTTGCAGAAGATTTCTGACCGTTAACAGCGAAGCTTTTTGTAACAAGAAGCTTGAACTTGTGATCAAAGATGCAAA GGCTGAAttggagaaaagagaagagaagtttGATATCATAGTGGGAGATTTAGCTGATCCAGTGGAAGGTGGACCTTGTTATCAGCTCTACACCAAATCCTTCTACCAAAACATCCTCAAACCCAAGCTTACCCCTAACGGCATTTTTGTCACCCAG gctGGACCAGCAGGAATATTCACTCACAAGGAAGTCTTCACATCAATCTACAACACCATGAAGCAAGTCTTCAAGT ACGTGAAGGCTTACACAGCACATGTGCCATCATTTGCGGACACGTGGGGATGGGTGATGGCATCAGACCATGAGTTTGACGTTGATGTTAATGAAATGGACCGAAGAATCGAAGAGAGAGTTGAAGGAGAGTTGATGTATTTAAATGCTCCTTCCTTCATCTCTGCTGCTACACTCAACAAAACCATATCTCTCGC GTTGGAAAAGGAGACAGAAGTCTATAGTGAAGAGAACGCTAGGTTCATTCATGGTCATGGGGTGGCGTACCGGCATATTTGA